A genome region from Flavobacterium sp. CFS9 includes the following:
- a CDS encoding amino acid adenylation domain-containing protein, with protein sequence MKNNVTNVQKYIWLDQILDNESPKYNIGGYAFINGSVDVERFKTAFNILIKENDIFSFVFEEKSGFPVYTLQETNSDLALTCIEESDESKAIQMIEKDFIVPFDIEKDKQLYKMWLIQTAPETYIWYSKLHHIIADGFSFQLLFNKVKRIYEQLGTAVVYDEACIGKNKMSYESFIALDNAYRASDDFSNDRKFWLERYENLPSLIYTGTNKSASHSNIEITLSEAENEALWAFVKAEKLSIFHLLIGCFSIVLSKYYNREEINLGMPILNRKNAAEKNTFGPFLSMLPLKLSLETTATVSDFIKEIKSTLFMCYRHQRFQQADILRNLPQETSKLYDVRLSYERMQYESEFSGNKASIHPLSNDSEEDPISIHVFEGINGDLSFRFDINEKYVSKFEANQLIASFRKVLTELHETNHTAIAEIQISSKEQLEEIQAISKGPVVKRPEQTFLNLWNASVAGYGSKTAVSCQTNFLTYETLDASATIIASYLQSSGVKKGDKVGVMLSRSEKSIIGILAALKTGAVYVPIDNAYPEERKHYIIKDAGLGFILTDSFSNSISEEREYNIDRILEEHKVSENYIPVALKPEDEAYIIYTSGSTGDAKGVVINHASLYDYVLTFGTYFNLTEEDIVLQQASTAFDTSVEEIFPILSVGGNLVIAHDTKDFNELLKDCERFGITLLSTNPFVLQYLNDNHKNYNFNFKTIISGGDTLKPHQIDQLTAIYDIYNTYGPTESTVCATYYKVNETDTSFPIGKPITNRGVYLLDGTKILPKGAIGEIGLSGLGLAVSYLNKKELTDNAFININGERIYKTGDLGKWSTDNNLIFYGRKDSQLSYKGYRIEVGEIELALQKVNAYIVDSYVCINEVGGMPILIAYLVANESFINISSLVIDLKAHLPEFMIPTHFVILDAIPLIPNGKIDIKSLPEPKTVNIAEAVQLPETQEEKEIASIWQELLRLDQVDVNVSFFELGGHSLLANQFISSLRDQKGIELSLRDFYKSPTIKEISELVPTLNKKETQNIKAPEQELYPLSFSQERLWFLNQLNTADTSYHVSRAMKLKGFVEVTALEETFAKLIKKHEILRTVFVNQEGKPYQKILPPFGYTIPVIDYTGIKNKENKEKVIADSLERIESRAFQIEEGPLFRIELLKFSDQESVLVFCEHHLILDGWTQGILFRDFVDIYNELKRDPDFEAEKPEITFKDYAYWERNSLNEDVISEKLDYWENKFEGFSNGLLLPLDFERDEIAVKKGGTIEHVFSLDFSEKLRQFSEKQDVSLFITMLAAFKIVLHKFSNQTDISVGTAVANRRYKEFQEVLGMIVNTIALRTTFSNENSLTEVLNEVKETCLDAYSYDDTPFGKVVERINPERSLNLHPLFQYMFSFVNVPVQSMSLLDADIEILNGHNKTSRFDISVVVNTVYEQIDSLTDNKPDRRISVEWDYNAGIFKYATMKRVLKAYLKVLEALVENPAQSLASLDYISSSEKAILLGDFSTSKSEEIVEATAVEMFEEQVGKTPDAVAVVFENTSLTYRELDALSNQLAHYLFNNYDIKTEDLIAVKLERSEWIYISLLAVLKTGGVYVPIDPGYPEQRIAYIEQDSKCKVVIDEKLLANFISSQSNYPTTLPVVSLTPENLMYVIYTSGSTGQPKGVMIEHKSLVNYILNQKEEFGFGASDRIVQFSNNAFDASMEQIFLALLTGATLIGASKERIIDPSDFINLLKEHSVTHLHATPGYLSHLENLSTCKTLKRIVAAGEVCPKSLAEKMIKIADFYNKYGPTEATISAVMGRVEQSDLQRNLVSIGKPLKDSQLYILSDDLALQPIGVFGELCISGNSLSRGYLNNPELTEEKFIAHPFIAGARLYKTGDLGRWLPDGSIELMGRKDQQVKVRGHRIELGEIEHALLTQDSISQCVVTVQNIETEPEIVAYVVGEKELDKQELRIQLSQYLPDYMLPGYYVQLEAIALTSHGKVDLKALPKVDANDKIQQEYTAPVTVLEKQLVAIWEEILGINNIGTTDNFFELGGHSLKVILVANKINRQLGYQISVKDVFLNPTISGIISKLEQGTFTAIPKAEQQESYVLSSSQHRLWILSQFEGGSQAYNIPGSFELEGNLNTAQLAEAFNLLMSRHETLRTYFKRDDQGEVRQFVIDAEDIDFKVDYEDFTKVENQEEALEHSVAQSYQHQFDLEKAPLVNLKLIRRSENKHLLLFNMHHIISDGWSMGILSQELITIYDHLTQNKTINLPELSIQYKDYATWMRSEEQITKLKKSEAYWLDTFSGNLPVLELPTEKVRPRIKTYAGDSITHSFSKEASVNLKTFSEQHNSSLFMTLMAGLNGLLSRYTNTRDLILGTPIAGREHSDLENQIGLYLNTLAIRTRFEETADFETLLQIQKETLLDAYSHQEYPLDNLVEQLGLGRDTSRSALFDVLVVLQNQQDLFGSNTEIESLTLKPYKANPRKVSQFDLSFIFSEQQEELNLHIEYNTDIYQPEFVARLANHLDTFLTKAIQNPEQKVATLHYLSEAETTQLLQDFNDTAVAYPKDHTMIDLFVNQANKTPEQIALVTDTKSFTYKELDEISNELSHYLLSNYNLAVEDLVGVKLGRSEWLPIALLAVLKSGCAYVPIDPNYPTQRIEYIEQDSKCKITIDDSFIASFREAESISKSLPQITFSAQQLAYIIYTSGSTGKPKGVMITHQNAVAMLCWSQREFSDTDFDILYAVTSHCFDLSVYEFFYPLSIGKQIRLLANGLSIADYIQNDKKVLINTVPSVIHTLIEKGTTFENAVGINLAGEAFPVSIANHFTNSDIAIRNLYGPSEDTTYSSYYRVEGTYESSVPIGKALDNTQFYVLSEELALQPVGVIGEICISGDGLSRGYLYQPQLTAEKFIENPFKEDSKLYKTGDLGKWLPDGTIAYIGRKDSQVKIRGHRIELGEIEQVLQSQEEIDQCVVITATVNGDPVIVSYLVSTATIDKQQLRHSLSRELPEYMLPSYYVFLDKFPLTPNGKIDKKALPSVSTDDVIQQEYVAPTNEIEEKLVAIWQDILKREKIGITNNFFELGGNSLKATVLINRINRAFDTRLSIQDLYETQEITGVSRKLKFILFQNELVVESTDDLDEVLI encoded by the coding sequence ATGAAAAATAATGTCACAAATGTTCAGAAATATATCTGGCTTGATCAGATACTTGACAATGAATCGCCAAAATACAATATTGGCGGTTATGCATTTATTAACGGAAGTGTTGACGTGGAGCGTTTTAAAACTGCATTCAACATTCTGATTAAAGAGAACGATATTTTTTCTTTTGTTTTTGAAGAAAAGAGTGGTTTTCCTGTATATACACTTCAGGAAACCAACAGTGATTTGGCATTAACCTGTATAGAAGAGTCAGATGAATCAAAAGCGATTCAAATGATAGAGAAAGATTTTATAGTGCCTTTTGATATAGAGAAGGACAAACAGCTTTATAAAATGTGGCTGATTCAAACGGCTCCTGAAACGTACATCTGGTATTCGAAACTTCATCACATTATAGCAGATGGATTTTCGTTTCAGCTGTTGTTCAATAAAGTGAAAAGAATTTACGAACAATTAGGTACAGCTGTTGTTTATGATGAGGCATGTATCGGGAAAAATAAAATGTCTTACGAGTCTTTTATAGCCTTAGACAATGCTTACAGAGCTTCGGATGATTTTTCGAATGACAGAAAGTTTTGGTTGGAACGTTATGAAAATTTACCTTCTTTGATCTATACCGGTACCAATAAATCGGCAAGTCACAGTAATATTGAAATTACGCTTAGCGAAGCAGAAAATGAAGCTTTATGGGCATTTGTAAAAGCAGAAAAGCTAAGCATTTTTCACTTGTTGATCGGGTGTTTCTCTATCGTATTGTCTAAATATTACAATAGAGAAGAAATTAATTTAGGGATGCCTATTTTAAATCGAAAAAATGCTGCTGAGAAAAATACATTTGGTCCATTTCTTAGCATGTTACCATTAAAACTTTCGTTGGAAACAACAGCAACCGTAAGTGATTTTATCAAAGAGATTAAAAGCACACTTTTTATGTGCTACAGACATCAGCGTTTTCAGCAGGCCGATATCCTGCGAAATCTGCCTCAGGAAACTTCAAAGCTTTATGACGTACGATTGTCATACGAGCGCATGCAATACGAATCTGAATTTTCGGGGAATAAAGCGAGCATACATCCATTGTCTAATGACAGTGAAGAAGATCCTATTTCTATTCACGTCTTTGAAGGGATCAACGGAGATCTTAGTTTCAGATTTGATATCAATGAAAAATATGTGTCAAAATTTGAGGCCAATCAGCTGATTGCCTCTTTCAGAAAAGTATTGACAGAATTACATGAAACCAACCATACTGCTATTGCCGAAATTCAGATTTCGAGCAAAGAACAGTTAGAAGAGATACAAGCGATTTCAAAAGGTCCGGTTGTAAAAAGACCGGAACAGACTTTCTTAAATCTTTGGAATGCATCCGTAGCGGGCTATGGTTCAAAAACAGCGGTTTCTTGTCAAACGAATTTTTTAACTTATGAAACCCTTGATGCGAGTGCTACTATCATAGCTTCCTATTTACAGTCCAGCGGCGTTAAAAAAGGAGACAAGGTAGGAGTGATGCTTTCGAGATCTGAGAAAAGTATTATTGGAATTTTGGCAGCCTTAAAAACAGGTGCTGTTTACGTTCCTATTGATAATGCTTATCCGGAAGAAAGAAAACACTATATTATAAAAGATGCCGGCTTAGGTTTTATCTTAACAGATTCATTCTCCAATTCTATTTCAGAAGAGAGAGAATACAATATAGATCGTATACTGGAAGAACATAAAGTATCGGAAAATTATATTCCTGTTGCTTTGAAACCTGAAGACGAGGCTTATATTATTTATACTTCCGGTTCAACAGGAGATGCTAAAGGTGTCGTTATCAATCACGCTTCTCTATACGATTATGTGCTTACATTTGGCACTTATTTTAATCTTACGGAAGAAGATATTGTATTACAGCAGGCTTCTACTGCTTTTGATACTTCTGTAGAAGAAATTTTCCCGATTTTATCAGTAGGAGGGAATTTAGTGATTGCTCATGATACAAAAGATTTTAATGAATTATTGAAAGATTGTGAGCGTTTTGGAATTACTTTATTGAGTACCAATCCTTTTGTACTGCAATACCTTAATGACAACCATAAAAATTACAATTTTAATTTTAAAACGATTATTAGCGGAGGCGATACGTTAAAACCACACCAGATCGATCAGCTTACAGCTATTTATGATATCTATAACACCTATGGTCCTACAGAAAGTACAGTCTGTGCGACCTATTATAAAGTGAATGAAACAGACACTTCATTTCCTATCGGGAAACCAATTACCAATAGAGGAGTGTATTTGTTAGACGGAACAAAAATATTACCGAAAGGAGCTATTGGAGAAATTGGACTTTCCGGTTTAGGTTTGGCAGTTTCTTATCTCAATAAAAAAGAACTGACCGATAATGCCTTCATCAACATAAATGGAGAACGTATCTACAAAACCGGAGATTTAGGAAAGTGGAGCACAGACAATAATTTAATTTTTTATGGAAGAAAAGACAGTCAGCTTAGTTACAAAGGATATCGTATTGAAGTAGGAGAAATAGAATTGGCTCTGCAAAAAGTAAATGCATATATAGTAGATAGCTATGTGTGTATTAACGAAGTGGGCGGAATGCCTATTTTGATTGCCTATTTAGTAGCCAACGAGTCTTTTATCAATATATCTTCTTTAGTAATTGATTTAAAAGCTCATTTGCCGGAATTTATGATTCCGACACATTTTGTAATCTTAGATGCTATTCCCTTAATTCCTAACGGAAAAATCGATATTAAGAGTTTACCGGAACCTAAAACCGTAAATATTGCAGAAGCAGTTCAATTGCCTGAAACGCAAGAAGAAAAAGAGATTGCTTCTATCTGGCAGGAATTATTACGTCTGGATCAGGTGGATGTAAACGTGAGTTTTTTCGAATTAGGAGGACACTCTTTATTGGCCAATCAGTTTATTAGCAGTTTACGTGATCAAAAAGGAATTGAATTGTCGCTAAGAGATTTTTACAAATCTCCTACCATCAAAGAAATCAGTGAACTGGTTCCTACTTTAAACAAAAAAGAAACTCAAAATATTAAAGCGCCTGAGCAGGAGTTGTACCCGTTGTCTTTTTCACAAGAAAGGTTATGGTTTTTGAATCAGCTGAATACTGCCGATACTTCTTATCACGTATCGAGAGCCATGAAATTAAAAGGCTTTGTGGAGGTTACTGCACTCGAAGAAACGTTTGCAAAACTGATCAAAAAACATGAGATTTTAAGAACTGTTTTTGTGAATCAGGAAGGTAAGCCATATCAAAAAATACTGCCTCCATTTGGGTATACCATTCCGGTAATTGATTATACGGGAATAAAAAATAAAGAAAACAAAGAAAAAGTAATTGCCGATAGTCTGGAAAGAATAGAGAGCCGTGCCTTTCAAATTGAAGAGGGCCCGCTTTTTAGAATAGAATTATTAAAATTCTCCGATCAGGAAAGTGTACTTGTATTTTGTGAGCACCATTTAATTTTAGACGGATGGACGCAGGGAATCTTGTTTAGAGATTTCGTTGATATTTATAATGAATTAAAAAGAGATCCTGATTTTGAAGCAGAGAAACCTGAAATTACTTTTAAAGATTATGCGTATTGGGAAAGAAATAGTCTAAACGAAGATGTTATCAGCGAAAAACTGGATTATTGGGAAAACAAATTTGAAGGTTTTTCTAACGGATTGTTATTGCCTTTAGATTTTGAAAGAGATGAAATTGCCGTGAAAAAAGGCGGCACCATAGAACATGTGTTTTCATTGGATTTTTCAGAAAAGTTACGTCAGTTTTCCGAAAAACAAGATGTGTCGTTGTTTATCACAATGCTCGCAGCCTTTAAGATAGTGCTGCATAAATTTAGCAATCAAACCGATATTTCTGTAGGGACTGCAGTTGCCAACAGACGTTATAAAGAATTTCAGGAAGTTTTAGGTATGATTGTAAATACCATTGCATTACGTACTACGTTTAGCAATGAAAATTCCTTAACAGAGGTGCTTAACGAGGTGAAAGAAACTTGTCTGGATGCTTATTCTTACGATGATACCCCTTTTGGGAAAGTAGTAGAAAGAATAAATCCGGAGAGGAGTTTAAATCTGCATCCGCTGTTTCAATACATGTTTAGTTTTGTGAACGTTCCGGTACAAAGCATGTCTTTGCTGGATGCGGACATCGAAATTCTGAACGGACACAATAAAACATCCCGCTTTGATATTAGTGTTGTCGTAAATACTGTATACGAACAAATTGATTCTTTAACAGATAATAAACCGGACAGAAGAATTTCGGTAGAATGGGATTACAATGCCGGAATTTTTAAGTACGCGACAATGAAACGTGTGCTGAAAGCATACCTTAAAGTTTTAGAGGCTCTTGTTGAAAACCCTGCACAATCTCTAGCCAGTCTGGATTACATTTCAAGTTCAGAAAAAGCAATCCTTCTGGGAGATTTTAGCACTTCAAAATCAGAAGAGATAGTAGAAGCTACAGCCGTTGAAATGTTCGAAGAGCAAGTCGGGAAAACCCCTGATGCCGTAGCAGTAGTTTTTGAAAATACCTCGTTGACGTACAGAGAACTCGATGCGCTTTCCAATCAGCTGGCGCATTATTTATTCAATAATTATGACATAAAAACAGAAGATCTGATCGCTGTAAAATTAGAACGCAGCGAGTGGATTTACATTTCACTTTTAGCCGTACTGAAAACCGGCGGTGTTTATGTTCCTATAGATCCGGGTTATCCGGAGCAAAGAATTGCTTATATCGAGCAAGACAGTAAATGTAAAGTTGTTATTGACGAGAAGTTATTGGCGAATTTCATATCGAGTCAGAGCAACTATCCAACCACATTACCAGTCGTTTCTTTGACTCCGGAGAACCTTATGTATGTTATCTATACATCAGGTTCTACAGGCCAGCCCAAAGGAGTAATGATCGAGCACAAAAGTTTAGTAAACTACATTTTAAACCAAAAAGAAGAATTCGGGTTTGGTGCGTCCGATCGTATCGTACAATTCTCCAACAACGCCTTCGACGCCTCAATGGAGCAGATCTTTTTAGCTTTGCTAACAGGAGCTACATTGATAGGCGCTTCAAAAGAGCGTATCATCGATCCGTCCGATTTTATAAACCTGTTAAAAGAACACAGCGTAACCCACCTGCATGCCACGCCGGGTTATTTGTCCCATTTAGAGAACCTTTCCACCTGCAAGACCCTGAAAAGAATTGTTGCAGCAGGAGAAGTATGCCCAAAAAGCTTGGCTGAAAAAATGATCAAAATAGCCGACTTCTACAACAAGTACGGCCCAACAGAAGCCACCATCAGTGCTGTGATGGGAAGAGTAGAGCAAAGCGATCTGCAAAGAAACCTTGTGTCAATTGGTAAACCCTTAAAAGACAGTCAGCTTTATATCTTATCCGATGACCTGGCTTTACAGCCTATTGGTGTATTTGGAGAGCTTTGCATCTCCGGAAACAGCCTGTCCAGAGGATATCTGAACAACCCTGAACTTACGGAAGAGAAATTTATCGCTCATCCTTTTATTGCAGGAGCCAGGCTCTACAAAACAGGCGATTTGGGAAGATGGCTACCGGATGGCAGCATTGAACTCATGGGCCGAAAAGACCAACAGGTAAAAGTAAGAGGCCACCGAATAGAACTCGGAGAAATCGAACATGCCTTATTAACACAAGACAGTATCAGCCAGTGTGTGGTAACCGTACAAAACATAGAGACAGAACCTGAAATAGTAGCCTATGTAGTGGGAGAAAAAGAGCTTGACAAACAAGAACTTCGCATCCAATTGAGCCAATATTTACCAGATTATATGCTTCCGGGTTATTATGTACAATTAGAAGCTATTGCATTAACCTCCCACGGTAAAGTCGATCTGAAAGCATTGCCTAAAGTGGATGCAAACGACAAGATTCAGCAGGAATATACCGCTCCGGTGACCGTTTTAGAGAAACAATTAGTTGCAATCTGGGAAGAAATACTGGGCATAAACAACATTGGAACCACAGATAATTTCTTTGAACTGGGCGGACACAGTCTGAAAGTAATTTTGGTAGCCAACAAAATCAATAGACAATTAGGTTATCAGATCAGCGTAAAAGACGTCTTTTTGAATCCAACCATTTCAGGGATAATCAGTAAACTTGAGCAAGGAACCTTCACGGCCATACCCAAAGCAGAGCAGCAGGAAAGCTACGTTTTAAGCTCCTCTCAGCACCGACTATGGATTCTGAGTCAGTTTGAAGGCGGCAGTCAGGCTTACAACATTCCCGGTTCGTTTGAATTAGAAGGAAATTTAAATACAGCACAATTAGCAGAAGCTTTCAACCTGCTTATGAGCAGACACGAAACCCTAAGAACCTATTTCAAAAGAGACGATCAGGGAGAAGTGCGTCAATTTGTAATCGATGCCGAAGACATTGATTTTAAAGTAGATTATGAAGATTTTACTAAAGTTGAAAACCAAGAAGAAGCACTGGAACACAGCGTTGCCCAAAGCTATCAGCATCAGTTTGATTTAGAGAAAGCTCCTTTGGTCAATCTGAAACTCATCAGACGATCAGAAAACAAACACCTGTTGCTTTTTAATATGCATCATATTATCAGCGATGGCTGGTCTATGGGAATTTTAAGCCAGGAACTCATCACCATTTACGATCATTTAACGCAAAATAAAACTATAAATCTTCCGGAGCTCAGCATACAATATAAAGACTATGCCACCTGGATGCGAAGTGAAGAACAAATCACCAAACTAAAAAAATCAGAAGCCTACTGGCTGGATACCTTTAGCGGTAACCTTCCTGTACTGGAGCTTCCGACAGAGAAAGTACGACCAAGAATAAAAACGTATGCCGGAGATTCCATCACTCACAGTTTCAGCAAAGAAGCAAGTGTTAACTTGAAAACATTTTCAGAGCAACACAACAGCAGCCTCTTTATGACCCTGATGGCAGGATTAAACGGATTACTTTCCAGATACACCAACACCAGAGATCTTATTTTAGGGACACCGATTGCAGGAAGAGAACACAGTGATCTGGAAAATCAAATCGGATTGTATCTCAACACCCTGGCCATCCGAACCCGTTTTGAAGAAACAGCAGATTTTGAAACCCTGCTGCAAATACAAAAAGAAACCCTGCTCGATGCCTATTCTCATCAGGAATATCCGCTGGACAATTTGGTGGAACAACTAGGATTAGGACGCGATACAAGCCGATCTGCACTCTTTGATGTACTGGTCGTTTTGCAAAATCAACAAGATTTGTTTGGATCAAATACAGAAATCGAAAGTTTAACCTTAAAACCATACAAAGCCAATCCAAGAAAAGTAAGCCAATTTGATTTAAGCTTCATTTTCTCAGAACAACAAGAAGAACTGAACCTTCACATCGAATACAACACCGACATTTATCAGCCGGAATTTGTAGCTCGTTTAGCCAATCATTTGGATACTTTTTTAACCAAAGCCATCCAAAATCCGGAGCAAAAAGTAGCCACACTCCACTATCTGAGCGAAGCCGAGACAACACAATTGTTACAGGATTTTAACGACACAGCAGTAGCGTATCCGAAGGATCACACTATGATTGATTTGTTTGTGAATCAGGCGAATAAAACTCCGGAGCAGATCGCTTTAGTGACCGATACCAAAAGCTTTACCTACAAAGAACTCGACGAAATCTCTAACGAGCTTTCACACTATCTGCTGAGTAATTACAACTTAGCCGTAGAAGATTTAGTAGGGGTAAAACTGGGGCGCAGTGAGTGGCTGCCTATCGCTTTATTAGCCGTTTTAAAATCAGGATGCGCTTATGTACCGATCGATCCGAACTATCCGACACAAAGAATTGAATATATCGAGCAAGACAGTAAATGTAAAATCACCATAGACGATAGTTTTATAGCAAGTTTCAGAGAGGCAGAATCCATATCAAAATCATTGCCGCAGATTACTTTTAGTGCACAGCAATTGGCTTATATCATTTACACTTCAGGATCCACAGGAAAACCAAAAGGAGTCATGATCACCCATCAGAACGCGGTAGCCATGTTATGCTGGTCACAAAGAGAATTTAGCGATACCGATTTTGACATTTTATACGCTGTAACCTCACATTGTTTTGATCTGTCTGTTTATGAGTTTTTCTATCCGTTAAGTATCGGAAAACAAATCCGTTTACTGGCCAATGGATTGTCGATAGCAGATTATATCCAAAACGATAAAAAGGTACTGATCAATACTGTACCTTCTGTAATCCATACCCTGATTGAGAAAGGAACCACCTTTGAAAATGCGGTTGGAATCAATCTTGCGGGAGAAGCATTTCCGGTGAGTATTGCCAATCATTTTACCAATTCAGATATTGCCATTAGAAACCTGTACGGCCCATCAGAAGACACCACCTACAGCAGTTACTATCGAGTAGAAGGGACTTATGAAAGCTCTGTGCCTATTGGAAAAGCTTTGGATAATACCCAGTTTTATGTACTCTCAGAAGAGCTGGCATTGCAGCCTGTGGGGGTAATTGGAGAAATCTGTATCTCAGGCGACGGTTTGTCCAGAGGGTATTTGTATCAGCCGCAACTTACAGCAGAGAAGTTTATAGAGAACCCTTTCAAAGAAGACAGTAAACTTTATAAAACAGGCGATTTAGGCAAATGGTTGCCTGATGGTACCATCGCTTACATCGGCCGAAAAGACAGTCAGGTAAAGATCAGAGGGCATCGTATCGAATTGGGTGAAATCGAGCAGGTATTGCAGTCTCAGGAAGAGATCGATCAGTGTGTGGTCATCACAGCAACAGTAAATGGCGATCCGGTGATTGTAAGTTATCTGGTAAGTACCGCAACTATTGACAAACAACAGCTTCGTCATTCACTTTCAAGAGAATTACCCGAATACATGCTGCCAAGTTATTATGTTTTCCTGGATAAATTTCCACTGACACCCAACGGCAAGATCGACAAAAAAGCCTTACCATCAGTCAGTACAGACGATGTTATCCAACAGGAATATGTGGCTCCAACCAATGAAATAGAGGAGAAGCTGGTAGCAATATGGCAGGACATTCTAAAAAGAGAGAAAATAGGAATAACTAATAATTTCTTTGAACTGGGAGGAAACAGTTTAAAAGCTACTGTTCTAATCAACAGAATAAACAGAGCTTTTGATACAAGACTTTCTATTCAGGATTTATACGAGACTCAGGAAATCACAGGAGTTTCCAGAAAATTAAAATTTATTCTGTTTCAAAATGAATTAGTCGTAGAATCAACCGATGATCTGGATGAGGTATTGATATAA